The Streptomyces sp. JB150 genomic interval TGCGTGGTGCCCGGCGGGCATCTGGTGGCCGCGTTCATGGAGAACATGCCGACCTACCGGATCGGCCCGGAGTCCTGCTGGCCGGGGTGCCCCGTCGACACCGCACTGGTGCGCGAGGTGTTCGATCCCCTGACGGACCACCTGGAAGTGACCCGCATCGACACGGACCCCACACTGCCGGACTACGGCGACACGGGAATGGTGCTCCTGACGGCCCGGTCGACCACGGCCGAACGAGGCTGAGCGCCCGCGTGCCACCGGGTCCGTCGCGCCGTCCCCGGCGAGCACACCGCCCACCCAGCCGCCCGGTCGCGCCGTCGCCCCGTCGCGCCGTCGCCCCGTCGCCCCGTCGCCCCGTCGCCCCGTCGCCCCGTCGCCCCGCGAACGCTGGTGAAGACGCCGCGTCACGCGCCGGCCCGCGGCGAGCGAGGCGAAGCCGACGCCCTGACCGGGACGGCTCGAGGCCGCACGAACGCGGCGGCGCCCCGACCCCGCCGGCCCGCCGGCCCGCCGCCACGCGAGCGCGGGCGAAGGCGGCGGCACCGCCCGGCCCGGCCGCCCGTCGCGACGGCGCGCGGCTGCGGCTGTACACCGCGGCGGCAGACGGGAGCCGGGCGCGCCCTCGCCACCCGGCGGGCGCGCCCGAGGGAAACCCGGCCGCCGGGCGGGCGCTGTGCACGCGGCCGACGCGATGGAAGGCCCGGCCGGGCGAGTCGTCCGGCCGGGCCTTCCGTCAGGGGACGACCCAGGTCACCCGGCCCGGGTCGAGTGAACCGGGCCGGGTGACCTGGGTCGGTCGACCGGGGGTGGACGGTCAGTCGCCGTCGCCCGGCCTGAACCTGCGGCGCAGCGCGGCACCGCCGAGGACGAGGGCCGTCGCGCCGAGTGCGGCGGGCAGGACCGTGTCCGTGCCGGTGTCGGCGAGGACGGTCGGAGCCGGCGGGCGCTCCGCCTGCGGCGCGGGGGCGGGCTCGGGGTGCGCCTCGACCGGGGGCGTGCCGGTCTCGGGCCGCGGCTTCACCGGCACGTCGGGCGTACCGGGCCGGTCAGGGGTGCCGGGCTGCTCGGGCTTGCCGGGGCTCTTGGGCCCTTCGCCGCCCGAGGTGTTCTCGGACTTGTTGCCGAAGACCGGGTTGCCGATGCCGACCACGTCCATGGTGTTGCCGCTGACGTTGACCGGGACGTCGACGGGCAGCTGCACCCCGTTGCCGGAGATCACGCCGGGCGAGCCCTGGACGGCGCTCTGCGCGGTCGCGCCCCCACCGGAGCTCTTGCCGTCGCCGCCCTCGTTGACGCAGGTGTTGCCCGCGGCGGGGTTCAGCAGTCCCACCACGTTCACGGTGTTCCCGCACACGTTGACCGGCACGTGCACCGGAAGCTGCACGGTGTTGCCGGAGATCACGCCGGGCGAGCCGGCCGCGACGCCCTCCGCCGCGGAGTCGGCGTGCGCGGGCATCGTCAGAGCCATCGCACCGGACGCGGCGGCGACGGCGAACACACCGTTTCGGGTAACCCGTTTCATAGGTTTCCCTGCCTTCCAGAGAGATACGCGGGCACTCACCCGCACCGGATAAAACGCGGGAGAACCATCCGGGTTATGGCTTGTCGATCGTTCATCCCATCGAGCGACAGGAGCAGCCGATGCAGCGATGCAACGTTCCTCGGGACGGCCGAAAATCGCACATAATACGACGCTCCACCCCCCTGACCCCCTCCCCGCCCGCTCCTCACCCCCTCCCCACCCGCTCCCCATCCGCCCGGAGGCGACCCTTCCGGCCGCCGCTTATGGTGAGCGAGGGTGCCGTTCCCCGCTCCGCAGCCCGGCGCCCTGGAGGCATCGATGCCGGCAAAGCCGTCGAGGCGGCCCGCACCGCGGCGCCGCGCACTCATCGGGGCCCTCTCCGTGACGCTGCTGTGCGCGGGACTCCCGGCGGCGGCCGCGGACGACGGCCAGCCCGACCTGACCCGCTTCTACCGCCAGAAGGTCACCTGGGGCCGCTGCGAGGGCATGGACATGCCGAAGGACCTCCAGTGCGGCAAGGTCACCGTCCCGCTCGACTACGCCCGGCCCCGGACCGGCACCCTGGACCTGGCGCTCGCCCGCTACCGCGCCAGCGGCGACCGGCACGGCTCCGTCGTGCTGAACTTCGGCGGCCCCGGCGGTTCCGGCGTCGTCGGACTCGCCGGCAGCGGCCGGGCGTACATGGATCTGACCGACCGCTACGACGTGGTGAGCTTCGACCCGCGCGGCGTCGGCCGCTCCTCCCCCGTCAGCTGCGGGGACGCCTTCCAGACGGCGGAGTTCGACGAGGACGCCGACGAGGTGCTGCGCGATCCGCGGGCGCTGCTGCGGCAGTTGCGCGAGGAGGCCGCCGCCTGCGAGAAGCACTCGGGGCCGGTCCTGCCGCACATCGGCACCGTGAACGTCTCCCGCGACCTGGACGTCATCCGCCAGGCGCTGGGCGACGAGAAGCTCAACTACCTCGGTTTCTCCTACGGGACCCGGCTCGGCGCGGTGTACGCGAAACAGTTCCCGGACCGCGTGGGCCGGCTGGCGCTGGACGGCGTGGACACCCTGACCGAACCCCTCACCGAGCAGGGCATCGCGGGCGCGCGGGGGCAGCAGACCGCGCTGGAGGACTTCCTCGACTGGTGCACGCGGGACGTCGCCTGTCCGTTCGGGCAGGACCCGCGCCGGGCCCGGGAGGACATGCTGCGGCTGGTCCGCTCGCTGGACCGGGACCCGGTGCCGACCGACTTCGGGTACGAGTTCACCGGCCAGGACCTGGTGGGCGCCATCGGGCAGGCGCTGTACAGCAAGGAGCTGTGGCCGTCGCTGGAGCGGGCCCTGGCCTCCCTCATGGAGGACGGCGAGACCCACCGCATCGAGGCGTTCGCGACGGGCGGCTATCTCCTTCCGGGCATCCCGCCGGGCATCCCGCCAGGCATCCCGCCAGGCACTGGGCCGGGCATCCCGCCGGACGGCCCTGCTGACGGCCCGGCGGACGAGCGCCGTCGCGAGACCGGACCTGAGCACGACGGCGGCCTGGCCGACGAGGAGGACGTCCCCCTCGACAACCTGGCAGCGGCGCTGATGGCGGTCAACTGCGCGGACGATCCCGACCGCCCCACGGCCGCCCGGGTCGAACGTGACCTCGACCGGCTGCGCGCCGCGTACGAGCAGGCCTCGCCCGTCTTCGGCCGCTACCGGCTCACCGAGGTGCTGCTGTGCTACGGCCGGCCCCCGGGCACCGACTTCATCCGCGAGCAGGTGCGGGACGTCGACAGCCCGAAGCTGCTGCTGGTGGGCACCCGCGGCGACCCGGCCACGCCGTACCGCTGGACCGTGCAGACCGCGCGCCGGCTCGGACCGTCGGCGGTCGTCCTCGACAACAGGGGCGACGGGCACACCGGATACGGGTCCTCGAAGTGCGTGCACCGCAAGGTCGACGACTTCCTGCTGTACGGCTCCCTGCCCCCCAACGGCAGTTCCTGCGGGCCCGAGGACCAGGAATGACCTGGGGTTTTCTCCCCGAATGCCCGGAAGGTGAATCGGTCCTATGGTGCTGTCATGGAGCACGCACTCAGTCCCACGACCCTCGCCGAGCTGCGCCGCCCGCGCCCCTACCCCGCGGTGTCCGTGCTGGCGCCGACCCACCGCCGGGAACCGGAGAAGAACCAGGACGCGGTCCGGCTGCGCAATGTGGTGGCCGAGGCCAAGAAACAGCTGGAGCACGACCCGGCGGTGCCCCGCGAACGGCGTGCCGACGTCGTCGCCCAGCTCGACCGGGCCCTGTCCGAGGTGGATCTCACGCACACCGAGGACGGGCTGGTGATCTTCGCGGCGCCGGGTGAGCACCAGGTGTGGTCGGTCGCGCGGCCCGTGCCCGAGCGGGTGGTGCTGTCGGACACCTTCCTCACCCGCAACCTGGTCTCCGCGCAGGCCGCGGACCGGCCGTTCTGGGTGCTGTCGGTCGCGTCCGACCGGGTCACGCTGTGGAACGGCGGAACCGACCGGGTCGTCGAGGAGCGCTCCGGCCCCTTCCCGATGATCCGCGACCGGGAGAACTTCGACCCCGAGCGCCAGCAACGCGTCGGCGACCAGCCGAGCGGCTACCGCGACGAGCGCACCCGCCTCTTCCTGCGGGAGGCCGACCGCGCGGTCCGCGCCGTCCTGCGCGACAGCCCGCGCCCGCTGTACGTGACCGGCGAGCCCGCCGCGCTGGCCCTGCTGAACGAGGTCGGCGAGGTCACCAAGGGCGCGGCCCAGGTCCCGCGCGGCGGTCTGGCGCACGCCAACCCGGAGACGGTGTGGCTGGCGCTGCGCCCGCTGATCCAGGCGGAGGAGGCCCGCACCGTGGACAGCGTGGCCGACCAGCTCGAAGCGGCCCGCGGCCACCGGGAGTTCGTGGCCGGCGTGGACGAGGTCTGGCAGAACGCCAAGCAGGCCCGCGTGCGGCTGCTCGCCGTGGAGGAGAACTACCGGGTGACCGTGCGCGACGACGGCGACCACCTGATCCCGGCCGACGGCGGCGACCTCGACGCGTGCGAGGACATCGTGGACGAGATCGTCGAGAAGTGCCTGGAGACCGGCGCCGAGGTGCGTTTCGTCCCCGACGGCACCCTGGGCGACGCGGGCGGCATCGCCGGAGTGCTGCGCTACTGACGGCACCACCCACCGCGCCGCAGCGCTCCCCCTGCCGGTGCCCGGCCCGTACGCTACGCCGGGACGGGCGGCGGGAAGGAGCGCGGGCGTGGGTGACGTGCTGGGTGTGGCGGTGCTGGGTGCGGGACACATGGGAGCCGATCACCTGCGGCGGCTCGATCAGGTGGTGAGCGGCGCCCGGGTCGCCGCGGTGGCCGACCCCGACGCGGACCGCGCGAAGGAGGCGGTGGCCGGGCTGGCCGGGGTCACGGTGCACACCGAGACCGAGGCGGCGCTGGACGCGCCGGGCGTGGAGGCCGTACTGATCGCCTCGCCCGGCCCCGCGCACGAGGAGGCGCTGCGCGCGGCGCTCGCGCGCGGGCTGCCGGTGCTGTGCGAGAAGCCCATGGTGCCGGAGTCCGCCGGGGCGCTGCGGGTGGTCGAGGCGGAGGCGCGGCTCGGGCGGCGGCTGGCGCAGGTCGGGTTCATGCGGCGCTACGACCCGGAGTACGGGCGGCTGAAGGAGCTGCTGGACTCCGGGCGGCTGGGCCGGACGCTGATGCTGCACTGCGTGCACCGCAATGTGTCCTCGCCACCGGACTTCACCAGCGCGATGCTGATCGACAGTTCCGTCGCGCACGAGATCGACGCGGCCCGCTGGCTGCTGGCGCAGGAGCTGACCGCGGTGACGGTGGTGCGGCCGCGCCCCTCCGCGCTCGCCCCCGAAGGGCTGCTGGACCCGCAGTTCGTGCTGTTCGAGACCGAGGCCGGAGCGCTCGTGGACGTGGAGGTGTTCGTCAACTGCGGCTTCGGCTACCAGGTGCGCTGCGAGGCGGTCTGCGAGGCGGGCAGCGCGCGGATCGGCGAGGAGCGCTCGGTGCTGGTCACGGCCGGCGGTGAGGCGCGCGCGCAGGTGCCGCGCGACTATCTGGTCCGGTTCGCGCAGGCCTACGACCGGGAGGTGCAGGCGTGGGTCGACGCCACCCGGCGGGGGCGGGTGACGGGGCCGAGCGCCTGGGACGGGTACGCGGCGGCCGCGGTCGCCGAGGCCGGGGTGCGCTCCCTGGAGGGCGGTGGCCGCGTGGCCGTGGAACTAGCCCCGCGCCCGGCGCTGTACGCGGGCCCGGGGGCCTGACTCAGACCTCGTCGAACAGGCTGCTCAGTCCCCGGTCGACGGTGTCCCCCAGGTCCTCCTGACCGGCCGCCACGACGGCGTAACTGCGCAGCAGGAAGCGGCGCAGGGCGGCGGTGTCGAACTGGAGCAGCGCCATCCCGTAGGGCGAGTGGAACTCCACGACGGTGCGTTCCGGGCCGCACGGCCACAGTTGCACGTCCCCGCAGCCGGCGGGGGTGCGCAGCCCTTCCTCCAGCAGGGCGCGGGCGAAGGTCCAGCTGACCGGCTGGCCGTCGAGGGCGGCGTGGGGCGGGAAGTCGAAGTACACGGCGAACGGGTCGTCCGCCGTGTACCGGAGCACCGCGGGCACGGGCTTCTCCTGCTCGTCCGCCATGATCAGACGGGCGTGGGCGGCCTGCTGGAGGGTGAGTTCCATGGGCGTCTCCCTGGGAGTGCGCGGTCGGGCCGGTGTGCCAGTACGAGCGCGCGACAGCCCGTCACATGCTGTGACCTGCGTCACATGACGGAGAGGCGTCGCATCACCTGGAACAGGGGTGCGTCGAACGGGTGAATGAGCGCCGCCTTCAGCGCCCGGCGGTCCGTCAACTCGCGTACGGGTTCTACGACTTGGACCACTCGGCGACGTACGTCCGACGTACGCCGCGACCACTCCGGAAGGACTATGGCATATGCCCGAAGCACCACCGTAACGTGTGTTGCCGAATCCCTTACGGGCCCTGGCGGGCTGTGCGACAGTCATAGCGGTCCCACCGCTCCCCTTGGCCAACCGTCCCCGCATCGGAGTACGTCATGCCGTCCCATCTCTCCGCGGACCACCCAGCCGCCCAGCCGCCCGGACGCGGCCGGGTCGACGCCCTCATCTCGCAGGCGCGGCGGCTCAAGGGCGAGGTGGACGCGGTACGGCGGGACGCGCAGGGGGACGGCACGGACGACCCGCACGGACGCTGGCAACGCGCCCTGTACGACCTGGCGTTGCACCAGCTGGAGGACCTCGACGAGCACCTGGCCCAGCTGCGCGACGGGCCCCGGCCCGAGCCGGCGCCGCGCTCCCCGGTGCCGGCCGCCCGCACCGCGTCCGCCTGCGCCGCGGACAGGTCGCTGCTCAGCCGGGTCGGCAGCGCCGAGTGGGACCTGCTGACCGACGCGGCCACCTGGTCCCCGGAGCTGTACGCGATCCTGGGCCGCGACCCCGCCACTCCCCCGCTCACCCTGGACGAACTGCCGTCCCTGGTGTTCGAGGAGGACCGCCCGAAGCTGACCGCGATGGTCACGGGCTGTCTGGTGGACGCCCGCCGCATCGACGGCGAGATCCGCGTCGTCCGCCCCGGCGGCGAGGTGCGTACCGTGCACATGATGGGCGAGCCCGTGCTCGACGCCGACGGCAGCACCGCCTCGATGTGGGCGGTCCTGCGTGACGTCAGCGAACTGCGCCGCAGCCGGCAGGCCGTGAGCGAGACCCGTGACTCGCTCCAGCGCCACCGGCAGCAGGAGCAGGCCGAGCACCGGCTTGCGGTCGAGTTGCAGGAGGCCGTGCTGCCGGCGTGGCGCGGCACCCTGCGGCTCCCGCACCACGGCCGGCAGAGCCTGGACCTGTCGGGCCGCTGTCTGCCCTCGACGACGAGCACGCAGGCCGGCGGAACCTGGTACGACGCGCTGGAACTCCCGGGCGACGACACCCTGCTGAGCGTCGGCGACCTCACCGGACACGGACCGGCCGCGACCACCGGCATGGCGGTGCTGCTGGGCGCCCTGCGCGGCATGGCGATGACCGGCACCCGGCCGGGCCCGCTGATGACCCTGCTCAACCGGCTGCTGGACACCACCGCCCAGCCCGCCCTCGGCAGCGCCGTCTGCTGCCGCTACCGCCCCGAGACCCGCACGCTGGTCTGGGCCCACGCCGGACACCCCGCCCCGTTGTTGTTCCGCGACGGGACGGGGCGCAGGCTGACCCCGCCGGACGGCGTCCTGCTCGGCGCGACTCCCGGTGCTGCCTACGGCGAGGCCGAGGAGATCCTGGAGACGGGCGATGTGCTGCTGCTGCACACCGACGGGCTGATGCCCGGGCCGGCCACCGGACCGGTCTCCGGGGACCGCCTCCTCGGCCTGGCCCCGCGGTTCGCCGCGGCGGCGACCGCGGAGGACTGTCTGCGGGTGGTCGTGGAGGAGCTCGGCGGGAGCGATCGCGAGATCGACGGGTGCGTGCTCGTCGCCAGGGTGCCCGCGGGGCACGGGGCGCCCTGACGTCCCCGCGGCGCCTGTCCCTCTTCCCGCCCGGTGCGGGGTGCGCGGCCCGCTTCTCCCCTGGTCCGGCGCGGTCATGCGCGGGCGGTGCCGCCGCCGCCCAGCTTCCTCGCCTGGTCCTTCGGCAGGGCCAGTTTGATCTCCTCCCGCAGCTCCTGGATCTTCGGATAGGTGGCGTACTGGGCGGTGAGCCGGTACATCTGGCGCAGCCGGTCCCAGGTGCGGCGCGAGGAGTTGGAGCTCATCGACACCAGCGCGAGGCGCGCGTACCCGGCGGCCTGCTCCGGGTCGTCGGCGATGAAGCAGGCGGACGCCATGGAGAGGTGGTCGAAGATCTTCGACCGTTCCTGTGCGTCGACCCGCAGGGCCAGCGCCTTGTCCGCGTAGTGCTGGGCGTGCACCGCGGCCCCCGGCTCGAACTCCGCCAGCGTGCGATAGGCGAGGGCCTGCATCCCGTACAGATCCGCCTCGTTGAACAGCTGCATCCAGCTCGGCGGCGGGACGTCGCCCTTGTCGGAGACGAAGAGGTCCTCCGCCTGGCCGAGGGTGCGGCGCATCGCCTGGCCCTTGCCCATGGACGCCTGGGCCCACGCCTCGATGGTGTGGAACATCGCCCTGGTGCGGGGCAGCACCTCGTCGCCGGAGCCGGACTGGGCGAGCTTCATCAGGTCCAGCGCGTCGTCGGGCCGGCCCAGGTGCACCATCTGGCGGGCCGCCCGTGACAGCGCCTCGCCCGCCCGGGGCCGGTCACCGCCCTCTCTCGCGGCATGGGCGGCGATCACGAAGTACTTCTGGGCCGTGGGCTCCAGGCCGACGTCGTGCGACATCCAGCCCGCGAGGACGGCGAGGTTGGCCGCGACGCCCCACAGGCGCCGCTGGAGGTGGGGTGGATGGTGGTAGGCGAGGATGCCGCCCACCTCGTTGAGCTGACCCACGACCGCCTTGCGCTGGAGCCCGCCGCCGCGGGCGGCGTCCCAGGCGCGGAACACCTCGACCGAGCGCTCCAGCTCCTCGATCTCCTGCGACCCGATGGGGGCGGCCTCGTAGCGGTCGAACCCGGCGGGGTCGGCGTGCAAGGGGTCGTCGAAGTGGGGGGCGTCGGCCCTGAGGGCCGGGTCGGTGTGCAGCCAGTCGTGCATGGCGCTGCTGAGTGCGGATCCCGCGGCGAGCACGGCACCCGCGCCCACCAAACCGCGTCGGTTGAGCATGAGGTCCATTCCCGTGAATTCGGTGAGGACCGCGGCGGTCCGCTCGGGCGCCCACGGCACTCCGTCGGGATGCTCCGCACTCCCGCCGCCCTGCCGTTTCCCCGCACGCCCGTGCCGGACCAGACCGAGGTCCTCGATGGTCACGACACGGCCGAGACGCTCGGTGAACAGCGCCGCCAGCACCCGCGGCACCGGATCGCGCGGGATCTCTCCCATGTCGATCCACCGCCGCACCCGCGAGGTGTCGGTCGCCAGCTGGGGGTGGCCCATGGCCGCCGCCTGCCGGTTGACCAGCCTCGCGAGTTCTCCCTTGGACCAGCCGGCCAGGCCGAACAGGTCTGCAAGGCGGGTGTTGGGTTGTCCGCTCACGTCAAGCCCCCAGGTACTCGGCTCAGTTGACACTAGCCCGGTGAGACATGCCGGGCGACTATTCGCCAGGGTTCGCCAGGGTCCGCCAGATGGTGTGCCACCGGCCATCGGGTGTCAGGTAGGAACGCGCCACCCCGCCCCGGTCGCCCCTGATGCGACAGGTGCATTCCCCAGGGTGTACCGGGACGGCCGGGCCGGGAGGCGTTTTGCAGACGCAGGCACACGAAGGGATCTGTATCGCCCATGTACGCAGCATCGTCCTCCGTGTCCGCCCCGCCCCGGCCGCTGCACCCCCGCCCGGGTGGCGGCGGCCCCTACCTCGCCCCCGCGCGCCCGGCCTCCCCCGTGCTCGGTCAGGGCACGGCGCGGCGCGGCGGGGGGTTCACCCAGCCGCTCAGCGGGAGACTCGACCTGTCCGGCCCACAGGGCGCCCAGCTGCGCACGGCGATCGCGTCCGTGCACCGGATCTGCCCGGAGTTCGCTCCGGTGCAGGTGCTGCGGCGCAGCGGGCGGTCCGTGCTCCTGGTCGGCACGACCGGACGCAGCACGGCCGTCGCCAAGTGTTTACTGGACCACTCCCCTGTGTGGGCGGAGAGGATCCGGCACGAAATAGCTGCATACCGCTCGTTCGTCCGGCACCGCCCTCCGGTGCGGGTGCCGAGGCTGATCGCAGCGGATCCGGACAACTGCACCCTGGTGATCGAGCGGATGCCGGGACGGGCGGCGGCGTTACAGCGGCACCCGGCCGAGGCGCCGCCGCGGGGGGACATCCGGGCGGCGCTCGGCGCGATCTGCCGGCTGAACGCCTGGCGGCCGCCGGCGGGCACGTTCGACGCGCCGCTGGACTACGCGATGCGGATCAACCGGTACCACGAGCTGGGACTGCTGACCGACCGGGACCTCGGCGACCTGCAGAAGCTGCTGCACGGCATCGCCCTGGCGTCCGGGCGGCAGGGCATGGGCCAGTTCTGCCACGGGGACGCGCTGCTGTCGAACGTGCTGCTGTCGCCGGCCGGTCCGGTGCTGGTGGACTGGGAGCACGCGGGCTGGTACCTGCCGGGCTACGACCTGGCCACGCTGTGGTCGGTGCTCGCGAAGGCCCCGGGGGCGCGGCGGCACATCAGCCAGATCGCGCAGTCCGCGGGCCCGGCCGCGCGGGACGCGTTCCTGGTCAACCTGATGCTGGTGCTGACCCGCGAGATCCGCACCTACGAGACGGCAGTGCAGCGTTCGATGCACGAGGCGGCCCCGGCGGCGCCGGGGGCGGCACATCCGGGTGCCGTGCCGTCCGGCGAGGAGCAGCGGCTGCTGCTGCGGCGGTTGCACGACGACTGCCAGATGGCCCGCCGGGCGGTGCGCGCGGCGGTCGGCACGCGCTGACGGGGATCGCGGTCCGCGGCGCGCCGTTGACGACGGCGCACCGCGGACCTCGTCGTGTCGGCGCCCCGCCGCCCCCATTGGTGTACGCCGGTGACGCCGCGCAGGCCGGCGTCCCGCCACCGCGAAACTCCCGCCGACCCGCGTTGACGTGGGATGTCGCGTGGTCTCTTGCATGATTGACGGATCGTCGGAGAGCCGGTACCACTGTCAGGCTCCGTACGGCTCATCGCGCCCGACCGTCCCAGGAGGCTGCCGTGCACGTCACCGATTCCCGTCGAGCCGCAGGGCCGAGACCCCGACGGCGTGCCGCCGGTGCCGTGGCCAGCGCGGCGCTGCTGCTGCCGCTGCTGGGCGCCGCCCCGCCCGGAGACGATGCCCCGGCGAGCGGTCTGCAAGAGGCGTTCGCCGCCGCGGCCGAGGCGTACGACGTGCCGCGGAGCGTGCTGCTCGGCGTGTCGTATCTGCAGTCCCGCTGGGACACCCACGCCGGGGCGCCGAGTGTCGTGGGCGGCTACGGTCCGATGCATCTCACCGACGCCCGGACCGCCCTGGCGACCGCTGCCCCGCACCACGCCGAGGGCACGGAGGATCCGCGCGGCGACGACTCCCGCCCGCCGCTGCTCCCGACGGCGGAGGTACCGGCCGGCACGCGGCTGCCCGCGCGTCTCACCACGCTGACGAAGGCCGCCGGGCTGACCGGTCTGCCGCCCGAGCGGCTGCGCACGGATCCGGCCGCGAACATCGCCGGCGGTGCCGCGCTGCTCGCCGAGGCCCAGCGGGAGCTGGGGGCGCCGGCGAGCGACGACCCGGCGGACTGGTACGGGGCGGTGGCCCGCTTCTCCGGCGCGGACGACAGCGCCACGGCGGCGGCGTACGCGAACGACGTGTACGACGTGCTGCGCACCGGCGGGGCGCGGGTCACGGACGCCGGGGAGCGGGTCGCCCTGGCCGCCCGGCCGGATCTGATGCCCGATACCGCCCGGTTGCGGCAGGCCGGTCTGCGCACCGCCGACGCCGAGGGCACCGAGTGCCCGCCGACGGTGTCCTGCGAGTGGATCCCGGCGCCGTACGAGGAGTTCGGGGACGGTGACTACGGCAACCACGATC includes:
- a CDS encoding chaplin family protein — its product is MKRVTRNGVFAVAAASGAMALTMPAHADSAAEGVAAGSPGVISGNTVQLPVHVPVNVCGNTVNVVGLLNPAAGNTCVNEGGDGKSSGGGATAQSAVQGSPGVISGNGVQLPVDVPVNVSGNTMDVVGIGNPVFGNKSENTSGGEGPKSPGKPEQPGTPDRPGTPDVPVKPRPETGTPPVEAHPEPAPAPQAERPPAPTVLADTGTDTVLPAALGATALVLGGAALRRRFRPGDGD
- a CDS encoding alpha/beta hydrolase, with product MPAKPSRRPAPRRRALIGALSVTLLCAGLPAAAADDGQPDLTRFYRQKVTWGRCEGMDMPKDLQCGKVTVPLDYARPRTGTLDLALARYRASGDRHGSVVLNFGGPGGSGVVGLAGSGRAYMDLTDRYDVVSFDPRGVGRSSPVSCGDAFQTAEFDEDADEVLRDPRALLRQLREEAAACEKHSGPVLPHIGTVNVSRDLDVIRQALGDEKLNYLGFSYGTRLGAVYAKQFPDRVGRLALDGVDTLTEPLTEQGIAGARGQQTALEDFLDWCTRDVACPFGQDPRRAREDMLRLVRSLDRDPVPTDFGYEFTGQDLVGAIGQALYSKELWPSLERALASLMEDGETHRIEAFATGGYLLPGIPPGIPPGIPPGTGPGIPPDGPADGPADERRRETGPEHDGGLADEEDVPLDNLAAALMAVNCADDPDRPTAARVERDLDRLRAAYEQASPVFGRYRLTEVLLCYGRPPGTDFIREQVRDVDSPKLLLVGTRGDPATPYRWTVQTARRLGPSAVVLDNRGDGHTGYGSSKCVHRKVDDFLLYGSLPPNGSSCGPEDQE
- a CDS encoding chemotaxis protein; the protein is MEHALSPTTLAELRRPRPYPAVSVLAPTHRREPEKNQDAVRLRNVVAEAKKQLEHDPAVPRERRADVVAQLDRALSEVDLTHTEDGLVIFAAPGEHQVWSVARPVPERVVLSDTFLTRNLVSAQAADRPFWVLSVASDRVTLWNGGTDRVVEERSGPFPMIRDRENFDPERQQRVGDQPSGYRDERTRLFLREADRAVRAVLRDSPRPLYVTGEPAALALLNEVGEVTKGAAQVPRGGLAHANPETVWLALRPLIQAEEARTVDSVADQLEAARGHREFVAGVDEVWQNAKQARVRLLAVEENYRVTVRDDGDHLIPADGGDLDACEDIVDEIVEKCLETGAEVRFVPDGTLGDAGGIAGVLRY
- a CDS encoding Gfo/Idh/MocA family oxidoreductase encodes the protein MGDVLGVAVLGAGHMGADHLRRLDQVVSGARVAAVADPDADRAKEAVAGLAGVTVHTETEAALDAPGVEAVLIASPGPAHEEALRAALARGLPVLCEKPMVPESAGALRVVEAEARLGRRLAQVGFMRRYDPEYGRLKELLDSGRLGRTLMLHCVHRNVSSPPDFTSAMLIDSSVAHEIDAARWLLAQELTAVTVVRPRPSALAPEGLLDPQFVLFETEAGALVDVEVFVNCGFGYQVRCEAVCEAGSARIGEERSVLVTAGGEARAQVPRDYLVRFAQAYDREVQAWVDATRRGRVTGPSAWDGYAAAAVAEAGVRSLEGGGRVAVELAPRPALYAGPGA
- a CDS encoding SsgA family sporulation/cell division regulator — its product is MELTLQQAAHARLIMADEQEKPVPAVLRYTADDPFAVYFDFPPHAALDGQPVSWTFARALLEEGLRTPAGCGDVQLWPCGPERTVVEFHSPYGMALLQFDTAALRRFLLRSYAVVAAGQEDLGDTVDRGLSSLFDEV
- a CDS encoding PP2C family protein-serine/threonine phosphatase, with translation MPSHLSADHPAAQPPGRGRVDALISQARRLKGEVDAVRRDAQGDGTDDPHGRWQRALYDLALHQLEDLDEHLAQLRDGPRPEPAPRSPVPAARTASACAADRSLLSRVGSAEWDLLTDAATWSPELYAILGRDPATPPLTLDELPSLVFEEDRPKLTAMVTGCLVDARRIDGEIRVVRPGGEVRTVHMMGEPVLDADGSTASMWAVLRDVSELRRSRQAVSETRDSLQRHRQQEQAEHRLAVELQEAVLPAWRGTLRLPHHGRQSLDLSGRCLPSTTSTQAGGTWYDALELPGDDTLLSVGDLTGHGPAATTGMAVLLGALRGMAMTGTRPGPLMTLLNRLLDTTAQPALGSAVCCRYRPETRTLVWAHAGHPAPLLFRDGTGRRLTPPDGVLLGATPGAAYGEAEEILETGDVLLLHTDGLMPGPATGPVSGDRLLGLAPRFAAAATAEDCLRVVVEELGGSDREIDGCVLVARVPAGHGAP
- a CDS encoding aminoglycoside phosphotransferase family protein, encoding MYAASSSVSAPPRPLHPRPGGGGPYLAPARPASPVLGQGTARRGGGFTQPLSGRLDLSGPQGAQLRTAIASVHRICPEFAPVQVLRRSGRSVLLVGTTGRSTAVAKCLLDHSPVWAERIRHEIAAYRSFVRHRPPVRVPRLIAADPDNCTLVIERMPGRAAALQRHPAEAPPRGDIRAALGAICRLNAWRPPAGTFDAPLDYAMRINRYHELGLLTDRDLGDLQKLLHGIALASGRQGMGQFCHGDALLSNVLLSPAGPVLVDWEHAGWYLPGYDLATLWSVLAKAPGARRHISQIAQSAGPAARDAFLVNLMLVLTREIRTYETAVQRSMHEAAPAAPGAAHPGAVPSGEEQRLLLRRLHDDCQMARRAVRAAVGTR